AGCGGTTTTCGTAGTAGTAAACCTTGCCGATGCCCTTGTAGGGCCGGGAGTTCGTCGGATCGGTCTCGCGCGCCCGCTCGTAGTACGCCATCGCCTCCTCCAGCTCCCGATTGTCCAGGTAGATATCCCCCATCAGAATCAGGGCGTCCATATATCGGGGATTGAGGTCGATGGCGATTTCCAACAACCCCGCCGCCTCCACCGGCTGCTCCCGATTGAGCAGTATCTCCGCCATGCGGTAATATGCGATCGCGTTCTTGGAGTCCTTCTCCACGGTCCTGCGGTATGTCTCCAGGGCCCGGTCCGTCTCGCCGACGAAGGAATAGAGGGCCCCGAGGGACAGATACGCATCGATATAGTCGGCATCGGCCTCTATCGCCTTTTCGTAGCTTGCCGCGGCCAGCTCCCCGTTGCCCTGGAAGAGATATATCTTCGCCTTGGCGTAATAGGCGGGGGCGTAATCGGGCTCCTGTTTCAGGGCTTTCTCCACCGTCTTTAGCGCCCGCTTCGGGTCGTCCATCAATAAATAGACCCCCGCCAGAGTCACGTAGGCCTCGGTGTAATCCGGCTTGAGATTGAGGACCTCCTCGAGGGTGGCGACGGCCTCTTCCAGCCTGCCGAACGAGGCATAGGATTCGGCGATGTTGAGGTAGGCGGGATAGAAATCCGGATTTATCGACAGCGCCCGCTCGTATACATCGATGGCCCGCTCGATGTCTCCCAGGGCCACGGCCACCTCGCCGATGTGGTTGTATCCCTCGACGAAATCAGGATCCGTCTCCACCGCCTTCAGGTAGGCCGCCATCGCCTCCCGGGGGCGGTCCTGGGCCCGGAGGACCGAGCCCAGCTCGTCGTAGGCCAGGCTCATGGAGGGATCGAGGGCCACGGCTTGTCTGAGGAGCTCTTCGGACACGGTGTTGTCGCCGCTCCTGAAATAGGCCGCACCGAGGCCGTAGTAGGCCCCGGGATTCTGCGGGTCCGCGGACAAAAGGATGCTGAACGTCTCGATGGCGGATTCATATTCCCCCAGGGAGAGATAGCTGTTTCCCAAGAGATTGAGGATCTCCGGATCGTTCTCGGCCAGGTCCGACGCCCGGGAGAGGGCCTTGGCGGCGCCGCTGTAGTCCATTTTTTTGGTGAGGATTTCCCCCCGGAGGATGTATGTCTCCGGGTCCACGGGCCTCAGTGTCTGAGCCCGGTCGAGGTACGAAAGGGCGTCGTCCACAGTTTCCAGATCACCCGCGACTTTCGCCGCCAGGATCAGGGCGTCGAAGTCCTTCGGCTCTTCGGTCAAGAGGGTATCCAGGGTTTCCTTCGCCCGGTTCAGGTCTCCCAGATCGTAAAAGAGCCTGGCCGTCAGCATGAGCCCCTCGGAGGACCGTTTGGCCGTTTCGGTGGCGGTTTCGTACGCCTTGAGGGCCTCCTCGGTCATCCCCTGGCTTTTGAAGATATCGCCGATTTTTATATAGACCTCCGCGTAATCTTCCCGGAGGTCCACGGCGGTGAAGTATTCGTTCAGCGCCGCGTCCAGGTCTCCCGCGCCCTCGTAGGCCTGTCCCAGGTAGAAGCGGGTAATGGAGGATGTCCTGTCCAATTCAGTGGCCTGCTTGAGGGCCCCAACGGCGCCCCGGTAGTCCCGATTTTCGAGGTACAGCACACCCAGGTTGAAATACCCTTCGAAGTAATTCGGATCGATGCGCACCGCCTCCCTGAAGGACGCCGCCGCGGCGTCCCGGTCGCCCAGTTTCAGGTACACGGTGCCGATGCCGCCCAGCGGTCTCGGATCCTGGGGATGCATGGACCTCGCCTCCTCGTACTTGTCGAGGGCCTCGTCATACTGATCGTTGAGGAGGAAGAAGTCTCCCCGCTCCATCGCCTCCATGAAAGAGGCGTCGTGCCGCTCCTGGGAGAGTGCGGGCGCGACGAGAAGAAGGAGGCACAGGAGGGGAGAGAAAATTATTACTCGTATCCTGTTCATTGGACGTTGTCCCTTTTAAAAGTCACCAAAAAGGAGATACTGTGCTGTGGCGGCCCTCCCCGATATGTTATCGGACTCGAGGGCCTTTTCGAATCCCTTCGGCATACCGTATTCCCGGACACCCAGAATGAGTTCCCGAAAGAAGATGTCCGCTGTGTCGGGGTCCGCTTGGGGAAGGATGATGGCTCCGCATTCCGGGCCCGTGGCGTAAAAAAGCTCAAGGGCGCAGAACATCGATGCGGGGTCGTCTCCCGGCGGGTAGGAAAAAAGGGTCAGAGCGGCGGGGTGGATGACAACGGGCCTCTCCCCTTTTTCGTTGAAAACCAGCACGAAGTCGGAGTCCGTCACTGTTTCGTCGGGGAGCATCATCAACCCGTTTTCAAGGGAATCGGAGAGGGAGGTGTCGTAAAACAGCCCCTCGTGTGTGTGCATATCGATACGTCCTCTCCCCAGGAGTACGAGGTACGTGAGGGTGGGGAAAGGGACGGTCGGGGTGAAATATCGACGGAAGGCGGCGGGGCAGTGGAACACCGCGGCGCTCGTTGGCAAAAAACCGGTGCCGTCCGTCAGCGCCGCCAGGGCGAGCCCGGGGAGATCCGGCCCAGGATTGATGCCGATGGTATCCGCATCGGCACAGTATGAGGAGATCGGGGAGATCACAAGGGCCGACGCACGCCGGGCCGCCTCTTCGAAAGTGAGGATGTCGGGCACGGAGACGGGCGCCGTCTCCTCGTCCGAGTCGGTTCCCGCCGTATCGATGAAGGCCGTGCCTTCGGGCGCCTCATCCGGCGTGATCGCCGGGATCGGGGATACCGTTTCCTCTTCCTCCATCGCCGCCAGGAGGTCTTCCGTCGCCTCGATGATGTCCGCGGATCCGGTGGGGAGCGTCACGATCTCGAAATCATTCGTGGTGACGACCAGGGCGAAGGCGCGGGAGGGGCCGACGAAGTACTGGACGTGGGCGCAGCCGGGTCCCAAAAGCTGCCTCAGGTACAAATAGTTCGGGTGGTCGATGCCGGAGAGCAACGCGAGGACCGGGGCCTGTTTTTTTATCACGGCGGCGCTCTTGAAAAACTCGTCCAGCGCCTGCTCCCGCCGCTCGGTCAGCGTGTCCAACGATTCGTTGGAGAAGGCGTTGGTTGCGGGACTCTTCCAGACCGCATCGATTCCCAGGGTCCGCCCGACGACGGCCTTCCACTCGGAAACGGAGACCGGTTCACGGGGAGGGAGGGAAAAATCGTTGGAGGTCTCGATGAAGAGATATCGGTTGGTTAAAGCGCTGTGATAATACGACACCGCCTCGGTGGCGCTCTTGGTATCGTCCATCCCGGCGGCGAGGCCGAGGGCCGCCTCCACGCAGGTTTTCATCTCGCTCGTGGTGAACGGGGCATACGGCTCCCGGACGGCGGTCACACGAATGTCGGAGGCTTCGGCCGCCGCCCCCAGGTAGGCATCGAGAGCCCCGGCCCGGTCGTTTTGGAGTTCAGCGATGCGGCCTCGAACGAAAAGGGACGCGGCCGAAAGCGACGGGACGTCCAGGGTCTTCGCCAGCTCTTCCGCGCGGGCGGCGTCTGATGCGGCCCGGGATATATCCTCGATTGTTATGAATATCTTCGCCCGTTCGATGAGGCCTCGGGCCGCGCCGTAATCCCAGCCGGCGTGTACGGCCGTGGTCACGGCTTCGTCGAGATACAAAAGAGCGCCCTCATAATCTCCGAGGGAAAAAAACGCACTCCCCAGGGCCGTCAGCACCACGGCCCTGCGCTCGCTGTCCTCCATTCGTTCGGACATGATCTTGGCATACTTCAGCTCTTCGACGGCGGCGTCAATCTCGCCCGCCGTAAGCAGCATCAGGCCGTACGACACGTAGGCCGCGTAGTGGCTCTTCTTGTCGCCCAGGCGTTCATAGATAAATATCGCCCGGACAATTTCATCCAGGGCCCGCTCCCGGCGATCGAGGGCGAAGTCGGCCTGCGACAGTATCTCCAGCGCCCGGGCCTCGATGTCGTCAAAGCCTGCGCCCCGGATGTCCTCAAGAAGGGCCGAGATATCATCACACGCCCCGGTATAGTCTCCGGTCAGAAGCTTGAGCCACGCCCGCTCCAGGCGGGAAGCCTCCTCGTCCCGGGTGTTGCCGAGGGATCGGGCGACATCTCCGGCCCGAACGAAAAAATCTTCCGCTTCCGCCAGGTGTCCCAGAGAGGCCTTCGCCCTGCCGATTCCCATGAGGCATCTGTAGACGCCCTCCTCGTCCCGGGCGGTTTCGAAAAGCGACATCGCGCTTTCATATGATTCAATCCCCTGTATCGGGTCCAGGAGCACGTCGGTCGCCACGTCCGCCTGGAGAAGCGTCTTTTCGGCGCGGGAGGCGAAGGCATTCATCTCGTCTTCGCTCGGGCCAGAGGCCTCCTCCACGGGAGGGGCCAGCCGGGCGATATTCTCCATGTATGAGAGCAGGGCGGCCGAATCCAGCGTGACCCGCACCGTCACGATCACATCGGTAGAGAGGTGGATGTGATCCTCGGTGAGCATCGTCGAATCGATGATATAGTCCTCGTAGTTCGTGAGGATCAGGGATTCAACTCCCCTCTCCAACCGGTCGTATTCGGCGATGCCGAGGGTCTCGATGAGGTAGAGGACGACCGAGCGCCTTCGGGCGTCGTCAACGGCGGTGAGGGAAGCCTTCGCGGCGTGGTCCTCCGGGGCGGCGTCGATCTGTGGAGGTCCCATCCCCAGGGAGGTTATGGTCACGGTTTCCGGAAGGGGCGTATCCGCTTGTCCCCGGGCCTGGGAGGGTGAAAGCCAGAGGATAAAAAAACACATGCAAGCGGCGCAGATGAACCCCAAAAGCTCCCGCGCACCGGTTTTCAGAAATCTATGTGACATTATCTGTAACCGTAAAATAACGCTGGTGGTTTTTTCGCACACCGCTGATGAGCTTATCCCTGGTCAACTGTTTGAGGTATGTGTCCAGTATCGGGATGGAGAGGGCGTATATATGCGGTATGCGCACCATGTCCTGAATGAATGATTCGAGAATCTCGGTGATCGTCATGGGGGTGTCTTTCAATCGGGCGACGATTTCCCGTTTGATTGTCTCAACCTGGTCTCCGGCGTTTTGGATGAGTTCTTTGGGATCGTTCGAGACCGCTCCGTGTCCGGGGAGTATACGGGAAATATTCCTTTCTGCGACGATGCCCCCGAGACGCTCCAGGGTTTTCTGGTATCGGTTGATGCTGTCTCCCATCCCCAAAATCATGGACGTGCCGGTTTCCAGCGCCACGTCGCCGGTGTACATCCAGTCCCGGTCCCGGTCCCACAGGACGATGTGGTGCGGGTTGTGCCCCGGCGCATGAATAACCTGGAGGGTAAAATGGTCGATGTGAAGAAGCTCACCGTCGACAACGGTCTTGTCCAGGGTGACGTCTCCCACGGGCATGAAATACTCCTCGATGAATCGATCCACGTCAGAATCCACCACGTCGGGGAAGCTGCTTGACGCCGGGTATTTTTTTCGCATTCTGATAAGCATGTTCCGTACAACATGGATGGATACGTCGAAATCGGTGGGGTGGCTCAGCGTCCCCTGATGGGCGATAAAGCGCATACTGTCGCGGTCTTCGAGGTGACGGACACCGCCCATGTGATCGATATGCGGGTGGGTAAAAATGACGTTTTTAATATGTGTCGGCTTGTACCCCACCTCGTTGAGCGCGTGTTTCAGGGCGTTCCCGGACACCGATGCGGGATGGCCTGTGTCTATGAGCGTCGGCGACTTGCATACCAAAAGATAGACGTTACTGGGTATGTAGTGGGGCTGGGGTATGCTGAGCCGCAGAACGGTATCATCGATTTTCTCGATGCATTCGGACACCTTGTTGTTTGACCTTCTCAGGAATGGGATATATTGTATGGTTCGTTTTATCTCGTGACGGGGAAGCGGCCGCTTACAGTCCCAGCTCCCCGGATATCTCGTTCATGGCGTTCAGGGAAATTTCCACAAACTCAGCAAGCGGAATATCGATCTCTTCACACAGTCGGATGCCGTCCCGGTCGACGGATCGTGCGAACGCCTTGTCCTTCATGCGCTTGATGACCGATTTTGGCTTTACCTGGGAGATCTTTTTCTCCGGCATGACCAGGGCCGTGGCGACGACGAGTCCGGTGATGTTCTCGGCGCATGTGATGGCATAATGAAACGGAAGTGATCGTTCCATGCCCAGCTTCTCGGCGTTGTGACTCTTGATGGCGTCGATGACGCCGGGGTCGATGCCCCTTTCCGTCAAAATCTCCTCGGTGACCAGGCCGTGACGCTCGGGAGTGTCTTTCGTCTCCTCGTAGTCCAGATCGTGAAGCAATCCCGCAATGCCCCAGGTCTCCGGGTCCGCCCCGAACCGGGGCGCAAGCCGCCGCATGATGGATTCGGTCGCCAGGCAGTGTTTGACTAGCGCCTGGTTGTCCAGCCTCTCGGTTACCAGATTCAGGGCCTCTTCTCGGGTAATGCCTATGCCGCTCATGTCGCCTTTCTCCGGGGTCCGGTATTATGTCGGAAGGAGAGTTGTGATCTGCTAATCGTCGTCAGTCTTCCACCACATCTCCGCTTCCTTACGCTCCCGTTTTTCCTTGAGCATCTTTTCGGTGCAGTATTCGTCGTCAATCTCGCAGGCGCGGTTATGGTCCCGCAGGGCCTCTTCTTCCAGTCCTAATATTTTATAACATCCACCGCGGTGATAGTACGCCTCGGCGTCGTTGGGGTACAGGCCGATAACCATGGAAAAATCATCCGCGGCCTCCTCCCATGCGAGCATCTTTTTGTAGCTTAAGCCTCGATTGAAGTAGACCGTTGCGATATTGATGCCCACATCTGCGTCGCCGGAAAGTATGATTTCAATAACCTCGGTAAAGCCCTCTACGGCCTTTTCATAGTCGCCCCGATTGAATGATTTCGTGGCTCTTTCATAGACCGTCTCATAATCCTCTTCCACCGCGAACAGCGGGAGGGACACAAGAGAAAGGGCCAGAAGGGCGGCAATGAAGGCGGTCTTTTTGGAT
This sequence is a window from Candidatus Zymogenaceae bacterium. Protein-coding genes within it:
- a CDS encoding tetratricopeptide repeat protein, translating into MSHRFLKTGARELLGFICAACMCFFILWLSPSQARGQADTPLPETVTITSLGMGPPQIDAAPEDHAAKASLTAVDDARRRSVVLYLIETLGIAEYDRLERGVESLILTNYEDYIIDSTMLTEDHIHLSTDVIVTVRVTLDSAALLSYMENIARLAPPVEEASGPSEDEMNAFASRAEKTLLQADVATDVLLDPIQGIESYESAMSLFETARDEEGVYRCLMGIGRAKASLGHLAEAEDFFVRAGDVARSLGNTRDEEASRLERAWLKLLTGDYTGACDDISALLEDIRGAGFDDIEARALEILSQADFALDRRERALDEIVRAIFIYERLGDKKSHYAAYVSYGLMLLTAGEIDAAVEELKYAKIMSERMEDSERRAVVLTALGSAFFSLGDYEGALLYLDEAVTTAVHAGWDYGAARGLIERAKIFITIEDISRAASDAARAEELAKTLDVPSLSAASLFVRGRIAELQNDRAGALDAYLGAAAEASDIRVTAVREPYAPFTTSEMKTCVEAALGLAAGMDDTKSATEAVSYYHSALTNRYLFIETSNDFSLPPREPVSVSEWKAVVGRTLGIDAVWKSPATNAFSNESLDTLTERREQALDEFFKSAAVIKKQAPVLALLSGIDHPNYLYLRQLLGPGCAHVQYFVGPSRAFALVVTTNDFEIVTLPTGSADIIEATEDLLAAMEEEETVSPIPAITPDEAPEGTAFIDTAGTDSDEETAPVSVPDILTFEEAARRASALVISPISSYCADADTIGINPGPDLPGLALAALTDGTGFLPTSAAVFHCPAAFRRYFTPTVPFPTLTYLVLLGRGRIDMHTHEGLFYDTSLSDSLENGLMMLPDETVTDSDFVLVFNEKGERPVVIHPAALTLFSYPPGDDPASMFCALELFYATGPECGAIILPQADPDTADIFFRELILGVREYGMPKGFEKALESDNISGRAATAQYLLFGDF
- a CDS encoding tetratricopeptide repeat protein, which produces MQRRLFRVSKKTAFIAALLALSLVSLPLFAVEEDYETVYERATKSFNRGDYEKAVEGFTEVIEIILSGDADVGINIATVYFNRGLSYKKMLAWEEAADDFSMVIGLYPNDAEAYYHRGGCYKILGLEEEALRDHNRACEIDDEYCTEKMLKEKRERKEAEMWWKTDDD
- a CDS encoding MBL fold metallo-hydrolase, whose product is MSECIEKIDDTVLRLSIPQPHYIPSNVYLLVCKSPTLIDTGHPASVSGNALKHALNEVGYKPTHIKNVIFTHPHIDHMGGVRHLEDRDSMRFIAHQGTLSHPTDFDVSIHVVRNMLIRMRKKYPASSSFPDVVDSDVDRFIEEYFMPVGDVTLDKTVVDGELLHIDHFTLQVIHAPGHNPHHIVLWDRDRDWMYTGDVALETGTSMILGMGDSINRYQKTLERLGGIVAERNISRILPGHGAVSNDPKELIQNAGDQVETIKREIVARLKDTPMTITEILESFIQDMVRIPHIYALSIPILDTYLKQLTRDKLISGVRKNHQRYFTVTDNVT
- a CDS encoding HDIG domain-containing protein: MSGIGITREEALNLVTERLDNQALVKHCLATESIMRRLAPRFGADPETWGIAGLLHDLDYEETKDTPERHGLVTEEILTERGIDPGVIDAIKSHNAEKLGMERSLPFHYAITCAENITGLVVATALVMPEKKISQVKPKSVIKRMKDKAFARSVDRDGIRLCEEIDIPLAEFVEISLNAMNEISGELGL
- a CDS encoding tetratricopeptide repeat protein; protein product: MNRIRVIIFSPLLCLLLLVAPALSQERHDASFMEAMERGDFFLLNDQYDEALDKYEEARSMHPQDPRPLGGIGTVYLKLGDRDAAAASFREAVRIDPNYFEGYFNLGVLYLENRDYRGAVGALKQATELDRTSSITRFYLGQAYEGAGDLDAALNEYFTAVDLREDYAEVYIKIGDIFKSQGMTEEALKAYETATETAKRSSEGLMLTARLFYDLGDLNRAKETLDTLLTEEPKDFDALILAAKVAGDLETVDDALSYLDRAQTLRPVDPETYILRGEILTKKMDYSGAAKALSRASDLAENDPEILNLLGNSYLSLGEYESAIETFSILLSADPQNPGAYYGLGAAYFRSGDNTVSEELLRQAVALDPSMSLAYDELGSVLRAQDRPREAMAAYLKAVETDPDFVEGYNHIGEVAVALGDIERAIDVYERALSINPDFYPAYLNIAESYASFGRLEEAVATLEEVLNLKPDYTEAYVTLAGVYLLMDDPKRALKTVEKALKQEPDYAPAYYAKAKIYLFQGNGELAAASYEKAIEADADYIDAYLSLGALYSFVGETDRALETYRRTVEKDSKNAIAYYRMAEILLNREQPVEAAGLLEIAIDLNPRYMDALILMGDIYLDNRELEEAMAYYERARETDPTNSRPYKGIGKVYYYENRFEDSIWAYEKSLTLEPDQFMVYYSLGQVYYQLGDRRKAIDYYERSASLSPENHLAYYQMGILKMDEGRTLDAIEDFKRAIASYPEYVDGLFVLGLAYNQLGEYENAIDALSTALDFDPDNVDVLMLLGRSYFDYGLFDRAIPVFNDILAIEPENVKAMLYLGECYSTTEQYKLAVDILWKALELEPDEADLYFILGTNYTKMGSYDEAITAFNNVVRIEPDNYRAHYNLGVIFAVRGWSEEAMLSLKRALSIQPDYTAALEKLMEFNTNLMASYPEDITPYLDLGEGLRLAGNYSEAIPYLEYVLEADPDNSAARYSLGIAYAGLSQYERATEYLTDLLSDNVGDYEATLALAETYAAAGDDVKAESTYLKLITLRPDDVEPYVTVAEYFMDKAEVNTALRYYEKALDQNPSDYELFAKIAMVYAGENKRLDRALELTDRSLVLKADNAPALKAKGFIYYLMNDTDSARTFLRAAFDKNPDDAEVKTLLNELEAIPIEVTPPDEMPAPDEITAPDEVTVPDEAAPDTNEDTATQ